The following proteins come from a genomic window of Andrena cerasifolii isolate SP2316 chromosome 6, iyAndCera1_principal, whole genome shotgun sequence:
- the Ndufv3 gene encoding NADH:ubiquinone oxidoreductase subunit V3: protein MLRIISNEILTQKGSLAMTQSLCTKAKSTKTRKQSAHQSTNTDVKGLTDKCVKVPSGPVGGPGAAKDKEYKNPEYFCYHTDSFGEAEVELEKYRLPAPSNKVPFNR from the exons ATGTTACGTATAATATCAAATGAAATTTTGACACAA AAAGGAAGCTTAGCAATGACACAGTCTCTGTGTACAAAAGCAAAGTCAACAAAAACACGCAAACAATCCGCCCATCAGTCTACGAACACAGATGTCAAAGGACTCACTGACAAATGCGTTAAAGTTCCAAGCGGGC ctGTAGGAGGTCCTGGTGCCGCCAAagataaagaatataaaaatccaGAATATTTCTGCTATCACACAGATTCTTTCGGAGAAGCAGAAGTGGAGTTAGAAAAATATAGATTACCAGCTCCTTCTAATAAAGTTCCTTTCAATCGATAA